From one Microlunatus sp. Gsoil 973 genomic stretch:
- a CDS encoding alkaline phosphatase family protein — MTITSGRTSRSLGAVGSSRRLPEMIRPAYQRSTLADLLPSACAHLGVPQCEDILGLPASQRYVIVLVDGLGWHLLRRAVRNAEFLTSLLGDARPITAGVPSTTVTSLTSLGTGLMPGEHGMVGYTSRVPGLGQVLNALYWDAPVDPRDYQPRQTIFERAYAAGVAATSVSPAHFASSGLTIAAQRGAEFVGFTNGADDHQRAAMITDAAVRARASLVYAYERDLDHAGHAFGCESGEWLDALTQIDRRLSLIRQLLPDEVTMIVTGDHGMVDILPGHRLVAEDEPQLLVGVDAIAGEARFRQLYVDRDNPHLVAARWADLLGDRAWVRTRDDAIDDGWFGAVDDRVLERFGHVLVAMRDDWAIMTQTQPREHGLVGMHGSLTPAEMTVPLLIG; from the coding sequence GTGACGATCACCAGCGGCCGAACGTCCCGATCGCTCGGTGCCGTCGGCAGTTCCCGTCGGCTGCCGGAGATGATCCGGCCCGCCTATCAGCGCTCCACCCTCGCCGACCTGTTGCCGTCGGCCTGCGCCCATCTCGGCGTCCCGCAGTGCGAGGACATCCTCGGGCTGCCGGCATCGCAGCGCTATGTGATCGTGCTCGTCGACGGACTCGGCTGGCACCTGTTGCGCCGGGCCGTGCGCAACGCCGAATTCCTGACCAGCCTGCTCGGCGACGCACGACCGATCACCGCCGGAGTGCCGAGTACGACAGTGACCAGTCTGACCAGTCTCGGCACCGGCCTGATGCCGGGGGAGCACGGCATGGTCGGCTACACCTCCCGGGTGCCCGGTCTGGGTCAGGTGCTCAACGCGCTCTACTGGGACGCCCCGGTCGACCCGCGTGACTACCAGCCGCGACAGACGATCTTCGAACGGGCATACGCAGCCGGTGTCGCCGCGACGTCGGTGTCGCCCGCGCACTTCGCCTCCAGCGGATTGACCATCGCCGCCCAGCGCGGCGCCGAGTTCGTCGGTTTCACCAACGGCGCGGATGATCATCAGCGGGCGGCGATGATCACTGACGCAGCGGTCCGTGCGAGAGCCAGCCTGGTGTACGCCTACGAACGCGATCTTGATCATGCCGGTCACGCCTTCGGTTGCGAGTCGGGCGAATGGCTGGATGCGCTCACCCAGATCGATCGCCGGCTTTCCCTGATCAGACAGCTGCTGCCGGACGAGGTGACCATGATCGTCACCGGTGATCATGGAATGGTCGACATCCTGCCCGGTCACCGGTTGGTCGCCGAGGACGAGCCACAACTGTTGGTCGGCGTGGACGCCATCGCCGGCGAGGCACGATTCCGGCAGCTGTACGTCGACCGGGACAACCCGCATCTGGTGGCCGCCCGCTGGGCCGACCTGCTCGGCGACCGCGCCTGGGTGCGTACCCGGGACGACGCCATCGACGACGGCTGGTTCGGGGCGGTCGACGATCGTGTTCTCGAACGCTTCGGCCACGTCCTCGTGGCGATGCGCGACGATTGGGCGATCATGACCCAGACCCAGCCGCGGGAGCACGGGCTGGTCGGCATGCACGGGTCGCTCACCCCTGCCGAGATGACCGTGCCGCTGCTGATCGGCTGA
- a CDS encoding sulfurtransferase — MALIEVEELAALIHQGRPPSVLDVRWRLGGPSCRPDYLAAHLPGARWVDLEADLSDHRRNRGRHPLPERAAFEAAMRRVGVDEDRPVVVYDADNALAAARLWWMLTDAGHRDVRVLNGGYAAWTAAGLPTEGGDPEPAGTGDFVARPGQLPSVDGDQLAELIAAGRAPVIIDVRGAERYSGESEPIDPVAGHIPGAVNVPSMINVDDSGRFRRPSEILANFPDADQTTVVYCGSGITAAHTALARVVAGLPLPTIYPGSWSDWITDPARPVATGDRP, encoded by the coding sequence ATGGCGCTGATCGAGGTTGAGGAACTGGCCGCATTGATCCATCAGGGCCGACCACCCAGCGTGCTCGACGTCCGCTGGAGGCTCGGCGGCCCGTCCTGCCGGCCGGACTACCTGGCGGCGCACCTGCCGGGCGCCCGCTGGGTGGACCTGGAGGCCGACCTGTCCGACCATCGGCGCAACCGCGGCCGCCATCCGCTGCCTGAGCGAGCCGCGTTCGAAGCGGCGATGCGGCGCGTGGGGGTCGACGAGGACCGACCGGTGGTCGTCTACGACGCGGACAATGCGCTCGCCGCTGCTCGGTTGTGGTGGATGCTGACCGATGCCGGCCATCGCGATGTCCGAGTGCTCAACGGCGGCTACGCGGCCTGGACGGCGGCCGGGCTGCCGACCGAGGGTGGGGATCCCGAGCCGGCCGGAACCGGCGACTTCGTCGCCCGGCCGGGACAGCTGCCGAGCGTTGACGGTGATCAGCTCGCGGAATTGATCGCCGCCGGACGAGCTCCGGTGATCATCGACGTCCGCGGCGCGGAGCGCTATTCCGGAGAATCCGAGCCGATCGACCCGGTCGCTGGTCACATACCGGGGGCGGTCAACGTACCGTCCATGATCAACGTCGACGACTCCGGACGGTTCCGGAGACCCTCGGAGATCCTCGCCAACTTCCCCGACGCCGATCAGACCACGGTCGTCTATTGCGGATCGGGGATCACCGCTGCACACACCGCACTTGCCCGGGTCGTCGCTGGACTGCCGTTGCCGACCATCTACCCGGGTTCGTGGAGCGACTGGATCACCGACCCCGCTCGCCCGGTCGCGACCGGTGACCGTCCGTGA
- a CDS encoding thymidine kinase, with product MAELVFFTGPMDCGKSTLALQIDYTHSTTGRLGRLFTSQDRAGESIISSRLGLRRPAIEVTQDIDFWAYVVAELTSGKRVDYLICDEAQFYQPVQVDQLARIADELQLDVFAFGILTDFQTKIFPGSRRMVELADRIETLQVQALCWCGARATHNARTVDGEMVTEGDQVVVGDTLTDDHDRRYSYEVLCRRHHRRGVTRAVARATLSDPLPFGEEPGDQDDGSQRLWGRSAN from the coding sequence GTGGCGGAATTGGTTTTCTTCACCGGACCGATGGATTGCGGCAAGTCGACGCTGGCACTCCAGATCGACTACACCCACAGCACCACGGGCCGGCTCGGCCGGCTGTTCACCAGCCAGGATCGTGCGGGGGAATCGATCATCTCGTCCCGGCTGGGTCTGCGCCGCCCGGCCATCGAGGTCACCCAGGACATCGACTTCTGGGCGTACGTGGTCGCCGAGTTGACCAGCGGGAAGCGGGTCGACTACCTGATCTGCGACGAGGCGCAGTTCTATCAACCAGTGCAGGTCGACCAGCTGGCCCGGATCGCCGACGAGTTGCAACTGGACGTGTTCGCGTTCGGCATCCTGACCGACTTCCAGACCAAGATCTTTCCGGGTTCGCGACGGATGGTGGAGCTGGCCGATCGGATCGAAACCCTGCAGGTACAGGCGTTGTGCTGGTGCGGTGCCCGCGCCACCCACAATGCTCGGACGGTGGACGGCGAGATGGTCACCGAGGGCGATCAGGTGGTTGTCGGCGACACACTGACCGATGATCATGATCGGCGCTATTCCTACGAGGTGCTGTGTCGACGACATCATCGGCGAGGAGTGACCCGGGCCGTCGCCCGGGCGACCCTGTCCGATCCGCTGCCGTTCGGTGAGGAGCCGGGTGACCAGGACGACGGCAGCCAGCGACTATGGGGCCGCTCCGCGAACTGA
- a CDS encoding GNAT family N-acetyltransferase, producing the protein MPQTSPDNPPGYPAGWEADVVLSDGGLARLRPIRPDDAQLLVDFYSRVSDESKYLRFFAPYPRLSARDVEHFTTVDYVDRVALILTVADKMIGVGRYERLEDDRAEVAFLVEDAHQGRGVGQLLLEHLAEAARERGITGFVAEVLPENNRMAQVFADAGYKLSRQYEDGLLVVEFPILPSDTSVGVMERREHRAEGASMRRMLTPERVVVLGDGTRVQAIVTSMLSGGFRGEVIAISTDGRAVSGVPTSRSLATVDGRIDLVVASIPRDDLGGVVIDAAHKGAHAIVVLTGADIGISDSPRVVSLARSYGIRALGPDALGLINTSPDVALNASPGPMPRAGGVGLFCQSAAVGVALLTPALRQQIGISSFISTGEYADVTANDVMQYWEDDDQTRVCLLSLDSLGNPRKFTRIVRRLARRKPVVVFSPGQTRRTTSADDHGRSKAPKEAVDALFRQSGVIVTNRRDAMFGIAQVAARQPLPAGPRTTLITNSETLAHQLAQTLVSAGLILAGEPQVLAPAQPPEQLAGLAARALKDDSCDAVICAVVGVFGSDPQEAKWRLEELATTSGKPLLAAFLDFEDFDEPEEGPDEGQSLPIFEGGSEAIHALAAVAAYAHWRSRDPGAVPLLDDIDPAAAHRVINHALARNPHGGRVSDDEAAELLAAYGIDLVRQRRVDTLDAALDAAESYGWNVVLKATAERVRGRPDLASVFRSLDGPGAMKRAWRDLTVLCRELGLETDPGLAAAAPVVQPMVAAGVPLRVASHEDVAFGPIVELGLAGIASDLLGDQAFRVPPLTTVDAAAMVRDLRAAPTLFGLHGAPGVDVGRVEDLLHRVSQLADELPQLSWLLLTPCIANRNGLSVLGARVEVAPAHDQRDPLARGL; encoded by the coding sequence GTGCCTCAGACGTCCCCCGACAACCCGCCCGGCTACCCGGCAGGTTGGGAAGCCGACGTGGTGCTCAGTGACGGCGGCCTGGCACGCCTGCGGCCGATCCGGCCCGACGACGCCCAACTGCTGGTCGACTTCTACTCCCGGGTCTCCGATGAGTCGAAGTATCTGCGGTTCTTCGCGCCCTATCCGCGGCTGAGTGCCCGGGACGTCGAGCACTTCACCACGGTGGACTACGTCGACCGGGTCGCGCTCATCCTGACTGTCGCCGACAAGATGATCGGCGTCGGGCGCTACGAGCGACTGGAGGACGACCGCGCCGAGGTCGCGTTCCTGGTCGAGGACGCCCACCAGGGTCGCGGCGTTGGCCAGTTGCTGCTGGAACATCTGGCCGAGGCGGCACGAGAGCGGGGCATCACCGGATTCGTCGCCGAGGTGTTGCCGGAGAACAACCGGATGGCTCAGGTCTTCGCCGATGCCGGCTACAAGCTCAGCCGGCAGTACGAGGACGGGCTGCTGGTGGTGGAGTTCCCGATCCTGCCCTCCGACACGTCCGTCGGCGTGATGGAACGCCGGGAACACCGGGCGGAGGGTGCGTCGATGCGGCGGATGCTGACCCCGGAGCGGGTGGTCGTGCTCGGCGACGGGACGCGGGTGCAGGCCATCGTCACCTCGATGCTGTCCGGCGGTTTCCGGGGCGAGGTGATCGCGATCAGCACCGACGGTCGCGCGGTCTCGGGAGTCCCGACCAGTCGATCACTGGCCACGGTGGACGGGAGGATCGATCTTGTGGTGGCGTCGATCCCGCGCGATGATCTTGGCGGGGTGGTGATCGACGCGGCACACAAGGGCGCCCACGCGATCGTGGTGCTGACCGGTGCCGACATCGGCATCAGCGACAGTCCGCGGGTGGTCAGCCTGGCCAGGTCGTACGGGATCCGTGCCCTCGGACCGGACGCGCTCGGCTTGATCAACACCAGTCCCGATGTTGCCCTGAACGCCAGCCCCGGCCCGATGCCGCGAGCCGGCGGAGTCGGGCTGTTCTGCCAGTCGGCGGCTGTCGGCGTGGCCCTGCTCACCCCTGCGCTGCGGCAACAGATCGGCATCTCCTCCTTCATCTCGACCGGTGAGTACGCCGACGTCACCGCCAACGACGTGATGCAGTACTGGGAGGACGATGATCAGACCCGGGTCTGTCTGCTGTCGCTGGACAGTCTGGGCAATCCGCGCAAGTTCACCCGGATCGTCCGCCGGCTGGCCCGGCGCAAGCCCGTGGTGGTCTTCTCACCGGGCCAGACGCGGCGGACGACCAGCGCAGATGATCATGGACGATCCAAGGCGCCGAAGGAGGCGGTGGACGCACTGTTCCGGCAGTCCGGGGTGATCGTCACCAACCGCCGCGACGCGATGTTCGGCATTGCCCAGGTCGCCGCCCGGCAGCCGTTGCCGGCCGGGCCTCGGACGACGTTGATCACCAACTCCGAGACGCTGGCACATCAATTGGCGCAGACCCTGGTGTCGGCCGGGTTGATCCTGGCCGGCGAACCGCAGGTGCTCGCGCCGGCGCAGCCGCCGGAGCAACTGGCCGGGCTCGCCGCCCGCGCGTTGAAGGACGACAGCTGCGACGCCGTGATCTGTGCGGTGGTCGGCGTCTTCGGCTCCGACCCGCAGGAGGCGAAGTGGCGGCTGGAGGAGTTGGCCACAACCTCGGGCAAGCCGTTGCTGGCGGCGTTCCTCGACTTCGAGGACTTCGACGAGCCGGAGGAAGGACCCGACGAAGGACAGTCGTTGCCGATCTTCGAAGGCGGGTCGGAGGCCATCCATGCGTTGGCGGCCGTGGCTGCCTACGCCCACTGGCGATCACGGGATCCTGGTGCCGTCCCGCTACTGGACGACATCGACCCGGCAGCTGCCCACCGCGTGATCAATCACGCCCTGGCGAGGAATCCGCACGGCGGTCGGGTGTCTGATGACGAGGCAGCCGAGCTGCTGGCGGCGTACGGTATCGATCTTGTCCGGCAGCGCCGGGTCGACACCCTGGACGCTGCTCTGGACGCGGCGGAGTCCTACGGCTGGAACGTGGTACTGAAGGCGACAGCGGAGCGGGTCCGTGGCCGGCCCGACCTGGCCAGCGTCTTCCGCAGTCTGGACGGCCCGGGTGCGATGAAGCGGGCCTGGCGGGACCTCACCGTATTGTGTCGGGAACTCGGGTTGGAGACCGATCCCGGACTGGCTGCTGCGGCGCCGGTGGTGCAACCGATGGTGGCTGCCGGCGTCCCGCTGCGGGTGGCCAGTCACGAGGACGTCGCGTTCGGTCCGATCGTCGAGTTGGGGTTGGCCGGAATCGCCAGCGATCTGCTCGGCGACCAGGCCTTCCGGGTGCCGCCGCTGACCACGGTGGATGCGGCCGCGATGGTACGGGATCTGCGGGCTGCGCCGACCTTGTTCGGACTCCACGGTGCGCCCGGGGTCGACGTCGGCAGGGTCGAGGACCTACTGCACCGGGTGTCCCAGCTGGCCGACGAACTGCCGCAGCTGTCCTGGCTGCTGCTCACACCCTGCATCGCCAACCGGAACGGGCTTTCGGTGCTCGGCGCCCGGGTCGAGGTCGCTCCGGCCCACGACCAGCGCGATCCCCTCGCCAGGGGTCTCTAG
- a CDS encoding DUF5998 family protein, whose protein sequence is MTQAAVSVRQELRADIESCGFFPDLVEDGILLAAADEPVLGFLVHYEPTFDRDEFHRHLTVLALTQTRLLVGHTDDHAVEGRDNRTYASSSTESIAIRNINTVVLTRVVSDPEHFRPAESPVEETWLSIGWGAMRRMDLEPASCSDPECEADHGYTGNLVADDLTIRMSPAANGAERVARLVRFASDLQRAAAL, encoded by the coding sequence ATGACCCAGGCGGCTGTCAGCGTCCGGCAGGAACTCCGTGCCGATATCGAGTCGTGCGGCTTCTTCCCCGATCTCGTCGAGGACGGGATCCTGCTGGCGGCCGCCGACGAACCGGTCCTCGGTTTCCTGGTGCACTACGAGCCGACCTTCGACCGGGACGAGTTCCACCGGCATCTGACCGTCCTCGCGCTGACCCAGACCCGGCTGCTGGTCGGCCACACCGACGATCACGCCGTCGAGGGTCGTGACAACCGCACCTACGCGTCGTCGTCCACCGAATCCATCGCGATCCGCAACATCAACACCGTCGTGCTGACCCGGGTGGTCTCCGATCCGGAGCATTTCCGTCCTGCGGAGTCGCCGGTTGAGGAGACCTGGCTGTCGATCGGATGGGGCGCGATGCGGCGGATGGACCTCGAACCGGCCAGTTGCTCCGATCCCGAATGCGAGGCAGATCACGGATACACCGGCAACCTGGTGGCCGACGATCTGACGATCCGGATGAGCCCGGCCGCCAACGGCGCCGAACGGGTCGCCCGGTTGGTGCGGTTCGCCAGTGATCTGCAACGGGCGGCAGCCCTGTGA
- a CDS encoding thiamine pyrophosphate-binding protein, translating to MGSSVAEAVGSLLADLGVGHAFGVVGSGNFVVTNALRRHGVPFLAARHEGGAAAMADGWSRLADLPGVLTVHQGCGLTNAMTGIAEAAKSRTPMLVLAADTAGSAVNSNFRIDQDGLVASVGAVPERVHGAASLADDVIRAYRTAVHGHRTVVLNLPLDVQTEQMAADPSAPSLLTPTAVRPAGEAVEELAGVLTAARRPVFVAGRGARHAGPEIAAVARRCGALLATSAVANGLFAGDEFDCGISGGFASPLVAELITDADLIIGWGCALNMWTMRHGALIGPATTVVQIDDDPAAIGRHRSVDHGVVGDCRATAADLLAALPDHREGYRTAAVSRRLAERRWWNDTSTDDLGTADRIDPRQFSAALERILPAERVVAVDSGNFMGYPSAYLRVPDERGFCFTQAFQSVGLGLGSGIGAALSQPDRLPVIATGDGGFHMAVSELETAVRLGRPMLIAVYNDAAYGAEVHHFGEAADLAAVTFPDTDIAAVARGFGATGTTVRRPDDLSPIGRWTEHPDGVLVIDAKIVSDGGSWWLAEAFRGH from the coding sequence ATGGGCAGCTCTGTCGCCGAGGCCGTCGGATCGCTACTTGCCGATCTTGGTGTCGGCCATGCGTTCGGCGTCGTCGGCAGCGGCAACTTCGTGGTCACCAACGCGTTGCGACGTCACGGAGTCCCTTTCCTCGCCGCGCGGCACGAGGGCGGTGCGGCTGCGATGGCCGACGGCTGGAGCAGGCTCGCCGACCTGCCCGGCGTTCTCACCGTTCACCAGGGCTGCGGCCTGACCAACGCGATGACCGGGATCGCCGAGGCCGCCAAGAGCCGTACGCCGATGCTGGTGCTGGCCGCGGACACGGCGGGTTCTGCGGTCAACTCGAACTTCCGGATCGACCAGGACGGCCTGGTGGCCAGCGTCGGGGCGGTTCCCGAGCGGGTGCACGGCGCGGCTTCGCTGGCCGACGACGTGATCCGGGCGTACCGGACCGCGGTGCACGGTCACCGGACGGTGGTGCTCAACCTGCCGCTTGACGTGCAAACCGAGCAGATGGCGGCCGATCCTTCGGCTCCGAGTCTGCTGACGCCGACGGCGGTTCGACCTGCCGGCGAGGCGGTCGAGGAGTTGGCCGGCGTGCTCACCGCCGCCCGCCGCCCGGTCTTCGTTGCCGGCCGCGGAGCCCGCCACGCCGGCCCGGAGATCGCAGCGGTCGCCCGGCGGTGCGGAGCCCTGCTGGCTACGTCGGCGGTGGCCAACGGGCTGTTCGCCGGCGACGAGTTCGACTGCGGGATCTCCGGCGGCTTCGCCTCCCCGCTCGTCGCAGAGTTGATCACCGACGCCGATCTGATCATCGGCTGGGGCTGCGCCCTGAACATGTGGACGATGCGACACGGTGCACTGATCGGCCCGGCCACCACCGTCGTCCAGATCGATGACGATCCTGCTGCGATAGGACGCCACCGATCCGTCGACCACGGTGTGGTCGGTGACTGCCGGGCGACGGCGGCCGATCTGCTCGCCGCGCTCCCGGACCACCGGGAGGGCTATCGCACTGCTGCCGTGTCCCGGCGGCTGGCCGAGCGCCGCTGGTGGAACGACACATCGACCGACGATCTCGGCACAGCCGATCGGATCGATCCGCGGCAGTTCTCCGCGGCGCTGGAACGGATCCTCCCGGCCGAGCGGGTGGTCGCGGTCGACTCCGGCAACTTCATGGGCTACCCGAGCGCCTACCTGCGGGTGCCGGACGAGCGCGGCTTCTGCTTCACCCAGGCCTTCCAGTCCGTCGGACTCGGACTGGGCAGCGGGATCGGTGCGGCGCTGTCCCAACCGGACCGGCTGCCCGTGATCGCCACCGGTGACGGCGGATTCCACATGGCCGTCTCGGAACTGGAGACCGCGGTGAGGCTGGGCCGTCCGATGCTGATCGCGGTCTACAACGACGCCGCCTACGGCGCCGAGGTGCACCACTTCGGTGAAGCCGCCGATCTTGCGGCGGTGACGTTCCCCGACACTGACATCGCCGCGGTCGCCCGCGGCTTCGGCGCAACCGGCACCACCGTACGTCGACCGGATGATCTGTCACCGATCGGTCGCTGGACCGAGCACCCCGACGGTGTGCTGGTGATCGACGCCAAGATCGTCAGTGACGGCGGATCGTGGTGGCTCGCGGAGGCCTTCCGCGGTCATTGA
- a CDS encoding cyclase family protein, protein MTAIDTLLGALGSGEARIVDLTAPLSPTTPVLQLPAPFANTIPLSLEKVSDFDEDGPFWSWNNIHTGEHTGTHVDAPSHWATGRNGNSVDTIPPSRLIGPAVVLDYTTEVAGNPDFLLEPEHLEAFVAANGPLPDGAWLVLRTGWSRYNRDAVAFLNTDENGPHTPGVSVAGAKWLAGSPITGFAVETVGIDAGQAGGFEPPFPAHHQLLGADKYGLTQLQNVDQLPVTGALIIAAPLPIVGGTGSPARAFAIVPDGDGPS, encoded by the coding sequence ATGACCGCCATCGACACCCTGCTCGGCGCGCTCGGATCGGGTGAGGCCAGGATCGTCGATCTCACTGCACCGCTGTCCCCGACGACGCCGGTGCTGCAACTTCCCGCACCGTTCGCCAACACGATCCCGCTCTCTTTGGAGAAGGTCAGCGACTTCGACGAGGACGGCCCGTTCTGGAGCTGGAACAACATCCACACCGGGGAACACACCGGCACCCACGTGGACGCGCCGAGCCATTGGGCGACGGGCCGCAACGGCAACTCTGTCGACACGATTCCACCGTCGCGTTTGATCGGCCCGGCGGTCGTCCTCGACTACACCACCGAAGTCGCGGGTAACCCCGACTTCCTGCTGGAACCCGAACACCTCGAGGCTTTCGTCGCCGCCAACGGACCGCTGCCCGACGGCGCCTGGCTGGTCCTCCGGACCGGCTGGAGCAGATACAACCGCGATGCCGTCGCCTTCCTCAACACCGACGAGAACGGGCCGCACACCCCGGGGGTCTCGGTGGCCGGGGCGAAATGGCTGGCCGGGTCACCGATCACCGGCTTCGCGGTCGAGACGGTGGGCATCGATGCCGGACAGGCGGGCGGTTTCGAACCGCCGTTCCCCGCCCATCACCAGCTGCTCGGTGCAGACAAGTACGGGCTGACCCAGCTGCAGAACGTTGATCAACTTCCGGTGACCGGTGCTTTGATCATCGCTGCCCCGCTGCCGATCGTCGGCGGCACCGGATCGCCGGCACGGGCGTTCGCGATCGTTCCGGACGGCGACGGGCCGTCCTAG
- a CDS encoding serine hydrolase produces MSTTSATSPSPSAPRLDRATPENQGVSSAAVSAFIDAIEQAAQIELHSLMILRHDRVIAEGWWAPYRPEQLHLLYSLSKSFTSTAAGLAEAEGLLSLDDKVIDVFGEHADAVVDERSRRLTLRHLVRMASGHREDALPRAYQNSPDDLVRGFLSVPLDEEPGSIFCYNNAATFVVGAAVQKRSGQDLVDFLTPRLFRPLGIDNCWWQRDTQGRNLGFSGLHLTSESIARFGRLLIDGGRIGDRQLLDPEWLATATSAQTDNSSQENPDWRRGYGYQFWMGRYGYRGDGAYGQLCVVLPEHDAVVVATGASPDIQGIMNRIWDILVPAFGDQVLPADAAAAGALADRLAGLTLTPVGSAAWQPQPVPEPTISPEQNRDPVQVIKVEPGDGTVVLTLDHGDRGVGAPLRPTTDQAVALQITCGLGHWTDNTIAIGDHTLSCAGSAAIGADGVVEAELSFTNTPHRLRLRHTADAPTRSGWITEPLGEPYPENLAIKAVRLD; encoded by the coding sequence GTGTCGACCACGTCCGCGACGTCACCGTCGCCATCAGCCCCACGTCTGGATCGTGCCACCCCGGAGAACCAGGGCGTTAGCTCCGCAGCCGTCAGCGCCTTCATCGACGCGATTGAGCAGGCCGCCCAGATCGAACTGCACAGCTTGATGATCTTGCGCCACGACCGGGTGATCGCCGAGGGCTGGTGGGCGCCGTACCGGCCGGAGCAGCTGCATCTGTTGTATTCGCTCAGCAAGAGCTTCACCTCGACGGCCGCCGGGCTAGCCGAGGCCGAGGGACTGCTGTCCCTGGATGACAAGGTCATCGACGTCTTCGGTGAGCACGCCGACGCCGTCGTCGACGAGCGCTCCCGCCGGCTGACGCTGCGGCACCTGGTACGGATGGCGTCCGGCCATCGCGAGGACGCGCTGCCGCGGGCCTACCAGAACTCCCCCGATGATCTTGTCCGCGGATTCCTCTCGGTACCGCTCGACGAGGAGCCCGGATCGATCTTCTGCTACAACAACGCGGCGACCTTCGTCGTCGGCGCCGCCGTGCAGAAGCGGTCCGGACAGGATCTGGTCGACTTCCTGACCCCGCGGCTGTTCCGGCCGCTGGGCATCGACAACTGCTGGTGGCAGCGGGACACGCAGGGTCGCAATCTCGGCTTCTCCGGCCTGCACCTGACCAGCGAGTCGATCGCCCGCTTCGGACGACTGCTCATCGACGGCGGGCGGATCGGCGACCGGCAGCTCCTCGACCCGGAATGGCTCGCGACCGCCACCTCAGCCCAGACCGACAACAGCAGCCAGGAGAACCCGGACTGGCGGCGCGGCTACGGCTACCAGTTCTGGATGGGCCGGTACGGCTACCGCGGCGACGGTGCGTACGGGCAGCTCTGCGTCGTCCTCCCCGAGCACGACGCGGTCGTGGTCGCCACCGGCGCGTCGCCCGACATCCAGGGCATCATGAACCGGATCTGGGACATTCTGGTGCCGGCGTTCGGTGATCAGGTGCTGCCGGCCGACGCGGCGGCGGCCGGTGCGTTGGCCGACCGGCTGGCCGGTCTGACGCTGACCCCGGTCGGGTCCGCGGCGTGGCAGCCACAGCCGGTTCCGGAGCCGACGATCAGCCCCGAGCAGAACCGCGACCCGGTCCAGGTGATCAAGGTCGAACCGGGTGACGGCACGGTGGTGCTCACCCTCGACCATGGCGATCGGGGCGTCGGTGCTCCGCTGCGGCCGACGACCGATCAAGCAGTGGCGCTGCAGATCACCTGCGGGCTCGGTCATTGGACAGACAACACGATCGCGATCGGCGATCACACGCTGTCCTGTGCCGGAAGTGCTGCGATCGGCGCCGACGGTGTCGTGGAGGCCGAACTCAGTTTCACCAACACGCCGCACCGGTTGCGGCTGCGGCACACCGCCGACGCGCCAACCCGGTCGGGCTGGATCACCGAACCGCTCGGCGAGCCGTATCCGGAGAACCTGGCGATCAAGGCCGTACGGCTGGATTGA